CGCAGGCGATCAAAAAGCTCGGCAAGTTCGACCTGATCCTTTGCGGCAAGCAAGCGATCGACGGCGACACCGCCCAGGTCGGCCCGGGGATCGCCGAGTGGCTGAATATCCCGCAAGTCACCTTCGCTTCCAAGATCGAGGTCAACGGTTCCACAGCCAAGATCGAGCGGTTATTGGAAGAGGTCAACGAAGTCGTGGAGTGCCCCCTGCCGGCGGTCGTGACCGTCGTTAAACAGATCAACGAACCGCGCCTCCCTTCGCTCAAAGGGTTAATGAGAGCGAAGAAGGCGGAAGTTAAGACCCTGAACGCCACCGAGATCGAAGGGGATCCGAAGAATATGGGTTTGAACGGCTCGCCCACTTCGGTCGTCCGGATCTTTACCCCGCCCGCCAAGGGTGGCGGGGAAGTTCTAAGTGGGGAAGCAAACGAGGTCGTCACTAAATTGTTAGATAAATTAAAGGAGAGAAAAATTATTTAATGTAGGGACAGGGTTTATCCCTGTCCGAAAAAACGGACAACCACAAGGGTTGTCCCTACATTTTCAGAGAACCATGAGTATTAAGATAATTGCCGAAAAATGCACCGGCTGCACCCTCTGCGTTAAGTCCTGCCCCTTTGCAGCGATCAAAATGGTCGAAAGGAAAGCCGTTATCGATCTCGATACCTGCACCCTTTGCGGCGCCTGCGTCGAATCGTGCAAATTCAACGCCATTGATCTGAAAAAAGAGCTGGGCGGGGCCGATGCCGACCTCTCCCACTTTAAGGGGGTCTGGGTCTTTGCCGAACAGCGCGAAGGGAAGATCCAGTCGGTCGCTTATGAACTCCTGTCGGAAGGGAAGAAGCTGGCCGGCGTTCTCAAGACCGAACTTTGCGCCGTTCTCTGCGGCGATCAGAATATTGAAGAAGAACTCGACCACCTGTTCGACTACGGCGCCGACAAGGTCTACCTGCTCATCCACCCGGAACTGAAACATTATCATACCGCTCCCTATACCCGGGCGATCGCCGAAGCGATCACGAAGTATAAGCCGGAG
This window of the Candidatus Margulisiibacteriota bacterium genome carries:
- a CDS encoding electron transfer flavoprotein subunit beta/FixA family protein, with translation MDIIVCIKQVPDTTEVRINPETNTLIREGVPSIVNPFDENAVEAALQLKELHGGKVTVVTMGPPQAAEALKTTIAMGADEVVLVSDRAFAGSDTWATSYTLSQAIKKLGKFDLILCGKQAIDGDTAQVGPGIAEWLNIPQVTFASKIEVNGSTAKIERLLEEVNEVVECPLPAVVTVVKQINEPRLPSLKGLMRAKKAEVKTLNATEIEGDPKNMGLNGSPTSVVRIFTPPAKGGGEVLSGEANEVVTKLLDKLKERKII